The following coding sequences lie in one Cucurbita pepo subsp. pepo cultivar mu-cu-16 chromosome LG13, ASM280686v2, whole genome shotgun sequence genomic window:
- the LOC111808678 gene encoding ADP-ribosylation factor 1-like, with amino-acid sequence MGQTFSRLFDTFFGNSEMRVVMLGLDAAGKTTILYKLHIGEVLSTVPTIGFNVEKVQYKNVVFTVWDVGGQEKLRPLWRHYFNNTDGLIYVVDSLDRERIGKAKTEFQAIINDPFMLNSVILVFANKQDMKGAMTPMEVCQGLGLFDLKHRKWHIQGTCALRGDGLYEGLDWLAGTLKEMRAAGYSSVGTSF; translated from the exons GTTGTCATGCTTGGCTTGGATGCGGCTGGCAAGACAACTATATTGTACAAGCTGCATATTGGGGAAGTCTTATCGACGGTTCCCACAATTG GTTTCAATGTGGAGAAAGTCCAGTATAAAAATGTTGTGTTCACTGTTTGGGACGTTGGAGGACAAGAGAAACTGAGGCCATTATGGCGTCACTACTTTAATAACACAGATGGACTG ATTTATGTGGTTGACTCCTTGGACCGAGAGAGAATTGGGAAGGCAAAAACAGAATTTCAG gcCATCATTAACGATCCATTTATGCTGAACAGTGTCATATTGGTCTTTGCGAATAAGCAGGATATG AAAGGAGCCATGACACCAATGGAAGTATGTCAAGGACTGGGTCTATTCGATCTCAAACACAGAAAATGGCACATACAAGGAACGTGTGCTCTCAGAGGAGATGGACTTTACGAGGGTTTAGACTGGTTAGCTGGAACTCTCAAGGAGATGAGAGCTGCTGGATATTCTTCAGTAGGGACAtcattttaa